GATGTTATTCATTGCATTTACAAAAGAATAAAATGCGTTACTCTCCTTGTTAACCATAAACTTTCCTGTTTGAGTGTTATTATTAAGAGAATTTAAGCGATAAATTGTACAACTCAGTCCCCTATCTCTAGCGGTCCTCAACAGTGCTTCAGCTTCCATTTTACTTCTTAGAAAGTGATTATTAATATCCGCTCGAATAGGCCCTACCTCTTCAATATACTCGTCAAACAACTGAATATTACTTCCCGTACCGATGCTCATATTGGACGTAAAGTGGATGTCCTTGATATTCTTGAAAGCAGCAAAATGAAGTATGTGTCGAGTACCATCGATGTTCACTTTTTCAAATTCCGCTGCTGTGCCGTAATGTCTTGTCAGTGATGCCGTATGAATGATACAATCCACGTCCTCAGCCAATTTCTCATATTCTGTAGATTCCAATCCCAGATTCGATAGTGTTACATCACCGCAAACTACAGATACTCTTGCCCATCCTACTTCATGATGTCCTTCTAAAAAATAGTATTGAAATCTCTCTTGGAGATAGTCCTCTGATATTATTCGAGACTCACCTCTTACTAGAAGGGTAATTCGGGCATTCGATCTGTTGAGAAGCTCCTGTAGAAGATGTGTACCCAAAAAACCTGTACCACCTGTCAATAGAATATGCTTGTAGGACTTTTGCAGCGTGAGATCTCGATCCCGCCAAGCCTCCACTTTTGCTAGGTATGTCCGTAGTGCCTCCTCTCTTGATCCGAGTGACGCAACCATATCCACATCCGTATGAACAGCTGAAGGCTTCATCACCTCAAGCAAATGATGAAAATACCCTGCATGTTCAACCACGTGAAGAGACAGTTGAGCGATAGTCGGATAATCAAATAAGTCGTTAATGGAGATAGTGTATCTGTCACTCAGCAGTGCAACCATTTTGACCCCGGACAAGGAAGTTCCTCCAATTTGAAAAAAATTATCATCAATTCCTATCCGTTCAACTTCAAGCAATTGCTGCCATACTTCAACTAAAGCTCTCTGGATATTATTCATGGGTGCCCGGTAAAGTGTAGCTCCAGACAACTTCAGTTGATCCATGCTTGCCAAAGCAGATTTATCAATTTTTCCATTTACCGTCAGAGGTAGAGCAGACACCTGAGCATAGCGCACCGGAACCATATATTCAGGTACCTTCAGCTTCAAAAAGTCGTATAGGACGTTGAAGCTCAATTTATGATCGCTAATCAAATAAGCGACCAGTTCCCCAACACCATTGGGTCCTGGATTGACAAGCACAACCGCCTCACGAATATCTGGGTGAGAGATTAAAGCGGTTTCAACATCACTGGTTTCAATGCGGTATCCTCTTATTTTGACCTGACTATCAATCCGTCCCAGATACTGAATCTCCCCAGTGGGCAACCAACGTGCCAGATCGCCTGTCTTGTACATTCTTTGTCCCTCATACAACAAGTCTTCAATGAATTTCTCCTCGGTCAACCTTGGATTGTTCACATAGCCCCGCGCCACCCCGGTTCCGGCTATTACCAATTCGCCAATTGCACCGATCAGTTGCAACCGATTCTTTTCATCTACAATGTAGCATCTATAATGATCCAATGGGCGACCAATCGTGACTTGGGAAGCCTGATTCAATACAGCTGATGTCGCCAAACACGTCGCTTCCGTTGGTCCATAGACATTCACAATATAAGCTTTGGTCATTTGTTGAATCTCACGTAAAAAACCTATCTTCAATTCTTGACCGCCAATAAGAAACATTTTGATACGCTGCAGTGCTTTCGCAGACTCCTTGTGAAGCATCATCAGTTGCAGTCGCGAAGGTGTAATCATCATGACATCGATATGATGTTCTTCTACCAAACGCCCCAACTCAGCAGAATCTATATGTTCTCGTTCATTGGCAATAACGACTTGAATTCCCTTGAAAAGACCATACAAGGCCTCAGATATAAATAAATCAAAGGCTATACTGGCAGCATTAAGAATAACTTGAGGGGAAACAGGAGCGATTACTTCATCGATAGCATGTAGGAATCGGACGACAGAATTATGCTCAATTTCAACTCCCTTGGGTTTCCCGGTTGATCCAGATGTAAAAATGATATAGGCCAGCGATCCACCTGAGCTGATCATTAATAAGGGCTCTACTGCCATGACACTAAGATCATCTGTATCTACGCAGAAAACTCTTTCCAGCAATTCACATTTTGGCTTAATTCCCCGTAAAGCTTGCTTGTTAGCAGCTGTTGTTAGTGCAATGCGTACATTCCCTTCCCGAAGAATATCTGTCACACGTTCCAATGGAACAGCCGGGTCAATAGGAACAAACACGCCACTTGCCTTCCAAATCGCTAACATGGCTATATATACATAAGGTGATCTATTCATGTATACGGCAACTGCTTCTTCTGGGAGCAGTTGATGGTTTTTTACGAGATCAAAAGCCAAACGATCAGCCTGATCGTTGAGCTTTTGATACGTCCATTCTTGATGTTCAAAAATTAAAGCGGTTTTCTCAGGCTGTGCTCGAACCTGCTCATTGAATAATTGTTGAAATGTGCAAGCAGTACCGGATTGCAATTCTTGCGGCTTGTTAAATTGATACAGTAACTGATGACGATTGCTCTCAGAAAGAAGTTTAATATCTTCCAGAATTGTTTGCGTATCTTTCAATATGCAGGCATAGTACAGAAACAATGCATCTGTTAGATGCTCTATCGTAGCGGCAGAAAACAATTGGGGAGAGTACTTAATTGTCAAAGATAATACTCCCTCAATCATATCAAAGTCAAAAATGATCTCCGAATGAATTTCATCTATGCTTTCCCTTGACTGAATGGGGTTAAATAACACAAGTGTTTTTATCTGCGGTCTGGTGTCATCCGAGTATACAATTCCAGCTCGCTGCGCTATAGCGTGGAACGATACATCCTGATGCCGGAATGCTTCTGTCATAGTTTCCTTCATTCCGTTGATCCAATCGCGGATCGTCATATCTGGGATAAGTTTGCTACGAAGCAAAACCCATGAGCTACCTGCCGGTTCACTTTCTTTCATTTTTAAAGCAGGTGTCCCCACAACTATATCCCGCAGGCCAGTATAGCGGGATAACAGATATTTTACGCCAGATACCAAAATCATAAAAACACCCAAATGAGAGTGCCGGGTCATCTCAAATAATCCAGTCTGTACTTCGCCAGAAAATAGACGAGTATTCAAAACTTTATTCGTCTTCAACTCTTGTCCAGTATAGTCATGAGGGAAGCCAGTCATGTCCAATTTTTTATCCAAAGTACGACTCCAAAATTCCAAGCCAACTCGATCTGCAGGTTGGTTTATTCCTTCTTTAGATATAGTCTCCATTGTTTACCCTCCTACTTGCCGATCCCAGATCAGCCATCTAAAACAAGAATTCAACATCTTCCACTATATTCACATTTTTGTGAAGACAAGGGTGCTTACCGATTGGAATATTCGGTTGGCAGATAAGCTGTGCCAAGATTTTCATGAATTCCTTCCCTAGTGTTTGCACGGTTTCTTGCTGGAACAACGAAGTGCTATACTCCCAGTTACATGAAATTCCCTCTACAGTCTCATGTACTTCCAAAGCAAGATCAACCAGAGAAACTCCGTTGTGATACGGATAATTGTATATATCATAAAACTCTGGACTTTTCAGAGAGGTGTACATGTTATGCAGAATAAATGCTACATCAAATAAAGGGTTACGGCTTCTATCTCTGTTCAGCTGTAGCATTGCCACCAAATCTTCAAATGGGTAGTCTTGATGCTCAAAACTTTGCAACGTATTTGTCCTAACCTGATTGATAAATTCATGGAACGTAATCTCTTTGCTGGAACAGTTACGCATGATTATGGTATGAACAAACATGCCAATTACAGGATCAACATCTCTATGAGGTCTTCCCTGTGATACAGAGCCGATGATAATGTCGTTTTGTCCAGTTTGTTTCTCTAACAGTAAATGATAGGCGGCGAGCAGCACAATATATATCGTTGAGTCTGTTTCCTTAGAAAAACGATATATGCTCTCTACTAACTCTGAATTCATTTGCAAACAGATTTGTGAACCTTGATAGGTTTTATGGGCTGGTCTTTCAAAATCTACAGGCAAATTCAATTGAGGGATTGGTGCAGCGCATTTGGATATCCAAAATTGCCGCATCTGTTCCTTCTCTGGAGAATGTTTTCGTTCATTTTGCCAT
The Paenibacillus peoriae DNA segment above includes these coding regions:
- a CDS encoding non-ribosomal peptide synthetase, translating into METISKEGINQPADRVGLEFWSRTLDKKLDMTGFPHDYTGQELKTNKVLNTRLFSGEVQTGLFEMTRHSHLGVFMILVSGVKYLLSRYTGLRDIVVGTPALKMKESEPAGSSWVLLRSKLIPDMTIRDWINGMKETMTEAFRHQDVSFHAIAQRAGIVYSDDTRPQIKTLVLFNPIQSRESIDEIHSEIIFDFDMIEGVLSLTIKYSPQLFSAATIEHLTDALFLYYACILKDTQTILEDIKLLSESNRHQLLYQFNKPQELQSGTACTFQQLFNEQVRAQPEKTALIFEHQEWTYQKLNDQADRLAFDLVKNHQLLPEEAVAVYMNRSPYVYIAMLAIWKASGVFVPIDPAVPLERVTDILREGNVRIALTTAANKQALRGIKPKCELLERVFCVDTDDLSVMAVEPLLMISSGGSLAYIIFTSGSTGKPKGVEIEHNSVVRFLHAIDEVIAPVSPQVILNAASIAFDLFISEALYGLFKGIQVVIANEREHIDSAELGRLVEEHHIDVMMITPSRLQLMMLHKESAKALQRIKMFLIGGQELKIGFLREIQQMTKAYIVNVYGPTEATCLATSAVLNQASQVTIGRPLDHYRCYIVDEKNRLQLIGAIGELVIAGTGVARGYVNNPRLTEEKFIEDLLYEGQRMYKTGDLARWLPTGEIQYLGRIDSQVKIRGYRIETSDVETALISHPDIREAVVLVNPGPNGVGELVAYLISDHKLSFNVLYDFLKLKVPEYMVPVRYAQVSALPLTVNGKIDKSALASMDQLKLSGATLYRAPMNNIQRALVEVWQQLLEVERIGIDDNFFQIGGTSLSGVKMVALLSDRYTISINDLFDYPTIAQLSLHVVEHAGYFHHLLEVMKPSAVHTDVDMVASLGSREEALRTYLAKVEAWRDRDLTLQKSYKHILLTGGTGFLGTHLLQELLNRSNARITLLVRGESRIISEDYLQERFQYYFLEGHHEVGWARVSVVCGDVTLSNLGLESTEYEKLAEDVDCIIHTASLTRHYGTAAEFEKVNIDGTRHILHFAAFKNIKDIHFTSNMSIGTGSNIQLFDEYIEEVGPIRADINNHFLRSKMEAEALLRTARDRGLSCTIYRLNSLNNNTQTGKFMVNKESNAFYSFVNAMNNIGLFPDLHEPILDMTGVDQAAKAIVTLFDRPALHNQNHHVFNPHRISWGQLGRELQSINEKIELVDYELFIRIITQKFNDPSTRKEVINVILNLFLLRNTEWLNYLRVCDRTELILDRLGFKWGTIGKQQTECYLS